A section of the Methanoregula formicica SMSP genome encodes:
- a CDS encoding transcriptional regulator, protein MREEVIQYFTETEEEFANLLIDIGLKKNVAKVLVFLVNTQEATSWALERGIGLRQPEVSLAVKYMAEQGWISRRDTPSVRKGRPNKIYALAMPVKDIIAAIEKNTKNEVNKQLTLVKKIRDHI, encoded by the coding sequence ATGAGAGAAGAAGTGATTCAGTATTTTACCGAGACGGAAGAAGAATTCGCCAATCTGCTGATCGATATCGGATTGAAAAAAAATGTTGCAAAGGTCCTGGTATTCCTCGTGAATACACAAGAGGCGACATCCTGGGCACTCGAACGCGGAATCGGCCTGCGCCAGCCGGAAGTCAGCCTGGCAGTCAAATACATGGCCGAACAGGGGTGGATATCGAGAAGGGATACCCCATCAGTGAGGAAAGGACGACCGAATAAGATCTATGCCTTGGCAATGCCTGTCAAGGATATTATTGCGGCAATCGAGAAGAATACGAAAAACGAGGTGAACAAACAACTCACCCTCGTAAAGAAAATCAGAGATCATATCTGA
- a CDS encoding SHOCT domain-containing protein, which yields MEHSSLMAYMMDSWWGSGDACMGGYGGWGFPFFGMWWMMLVWFIIFLIIGYFVYQDANKRGMNGLLWWILIIIPMIGILALILYVILRESSGNKITEGKTAIDILKERYAKGEITSEQFQRMSEELKK from the coding sequence ATGGAACATTCCTCCCTCATGGCATACATGATGGATTCATGGTGGGGGAGCGGAGACGCCTGCATGGGCGGCTATGGCGGCTGGGGTTTCCCGTTCTTCGGCATGTGGTGGATGATGCTTGTATGGTTCATCATCTTCCTCATAATCGGTTACTTCGTGTACCAGGATGCAAACAAACGCGGCATGAATGGCCTTCTGTGGTGGATACTGATCATCATCCCGATGATTGGGATCCTGGCACTGATACTGTACGTCATTCTCCGGGAAAGCAGTGGGAATAAAATCACGGAAGGGAAGACTGCGATAGACATCCTGAAGGAGCGGTATGCGAAAGGGGAGATCACAAGCGAGCAGTTCCAGAGGATGAGCGAAGAGCTGAAAAAGTAA
- a CDS encoding winged helix-turn-helix transcriptional regulator produces MKKPPVVNDDICFCPLSGILDVIAKKWALLIIAILGNEGEKGFNELKKDLGCISPKPLSDTLKNLERIGLVSKKVLKTSPPTVKYSLTSDGRELREHLIPMLLWVSERGGQDMPGCPIRARNTSPATRETSRGK; encoded by the coding sequence ATGAAGAAACCTCCCGTTGTAAATGATGATATCTGTTTCTGCCCGTTGTCCGGGATCCTCGATGTGATCGCGAAGAAATGGGCGCTCCTGATCATTGCTATCCTTGGTAACGAAGGTGAGAAGGGATTCAATGAACTCAAAAAAGATCTCGGTTGCATCAGTCCGAAGCCGCTCTCGGATACGCTGAAAAACCTTGAGCGGATAGGGCTCGTGAGCAAGAAAGTTCTGAAGACCTCGCCGCCGACCGTGAAGTACTCGCTTACGTCCGATGGCCGGGAATTGCGGGAACATCTGATCCCCATGCTTCTTTGGGTTTCGGAACGGGGCGGGCAGGATATGCCGGGGTGCCCGATACGGGCGCGGAATACTTCCCCTGCAACAAGGGAAACGTCAAGGGGAAAATAA
- a CDS encoding heavy metal translocating P-type ATPase has product MGHACSKKCDGDDDGGYDGEWYGFPPLRNALIAGVIAGIGLILGHLGIIPGQVENLFFLIAIPIGAYHWAKEGFEELIHEHAIDIEMLMIAAALGAIVLGLWDEAATLVILYAAAEGVEHITYARTRASIRKLLDLAPKEAVLIRNGTEQVIPAEQLQVGDMFLVKPGAGIPTDGIIVKGRSSINEAAVTGESVPAEKQEGMKVFAATLNVDGALEVRATATFKDNSLMKMIHMVEEAQEQKGKTQAFIEKFGRKYTPAIFFISLVLIIVPPFFGIPFNDLAIRGVVLLVAAAPCALVMSTPIAVAAGIGSAGKRGILIKGGIHLENLGKTKAVAFDKTGTLTTGTPAVTDVVALNGDETAVLRIAYTVERCSDHPIARAIVKRAETDNLQPHEAVGECALPGQAATAIIGGTPWFAGRPEYFTGPTRNAETQRTIDKLRAEGKTVIFVGTQEKIIGLIAMRDQVRPNAKAMIDELHTMGVATIMLTGDNGVTAKAVAADLGIDDIRADLKPEDKTAAIESLKEKYGAVVMIGDGINDAPALAKATVGVAMGTIGTDAAIEAADVALMADDLSKVPEAIAFGKKALSISNQNIVFSVAVLAILIPGALLGVLGVTLAVIFHEASELLAVGNGLRVAKR; this is encoded by the coding sequence ATGGGTCATGCATGTTCAAAAAAATGCGACGGCGACGATGATGGAGGTTATGACGGGGAATGGTACGGTTTTCCCCCGCTCCGCAACGCGCTGATTGCCGGAGTGATTGCAGGAATCGGACTCATACTTGGTCACCTGGGTATTATCCCGGGACAGGTTGAGAACCTGTTTTTCCTCATCGCTATCCCGATCGGGGCGTATCACTGGGCGAAGGAAGGATTTGAGGAGCTGATCCACGAGCACGCGATCGACATCGAGATGCTGATGATCGCCGCAGCGCTGGGGGCAATCGTCCTCGGGCTCTGGGACGAGGCAGCAACGCTGGTCATCCTGTACGCTGCAGCCGAAGGCGTGGAGCATATCACGTACGCCCGGACACGTGCATCGATCCGGAAACTGCTGGACCTTGCGCCGAAGGAAGCGGTCCTGATCCGGAACGGGACCGAACAGGTGATCCCGGCCGAACAGCTGCAAGTCGGGGATATGTTCCTGGTGAAACCCGGCGCCGGCATTCCCACGGATGGGATCATTGTAAAAGGCCGGTCCAGTATCAATGAGGCGGCAGTCACCGGCGAATCCGTACCCGCAGAGAAGCAGGAGGGCATGAAGGTCTTCGCAGCAACCCTGAATGTCGATGGCGCCCTGGAGGTACGGGCAACCGCGACGTTTAAGGACAACTCCCTGATGAAGATGATCCATATGGTCGAGGAGGCGCAGGAGCAGAAGGGAAAGACGCAGGCCTTCATCGAGAAGTTCGGGCGGAAGTATACCCCGGCGATCTTCTTCATATCCCTCGTTCTTATCATTGTCCCGCCGTTCTTTGGCATCCCGTTCAACGATCTGGCAATACGGGGCGTGGTGCTCCTTGTTGCAGCAGCACCATGTGCACTGGTCATGTCTACTCCGATCGCGGTTGCAGCAGGAATTGGATCGGCCGGGAAACGCGGCATTCTCATCAAGGGAGGTATCCACCTTGAGAACCTCGGGAAGACAAAAGCGGTCGCATTCGACAAGACCGGGACGCTTACGACCGGGACCCCGGCTGTGACCGATGTCGTTGCGCTGAATGGAGATGAAACCGCAGTCCTCCGGATTGCGTATACGGTTGAGCGCTGCTCCGATCACCCAATCGCCCGGGCAATAGTAAAGCGTGCGGAAACCGATAACCTCCAGCCACACGAGGCGGTGGGTGAATGCGCCCTTCCCGGTCAGGCCGCTACGGCAATTATCGGCGGGACCCCATGGTTCGCCGGCAGACCGGAGTATTTCACCGGTCCAACCAGGAATGCAGAAACCCAGCGTACCATCGACAAACTCCGGGCTGAAGGAAAGACGGTCATATTCGTAGGAACGCAGGAGAAGATCATCGGCCTCATTGCCATGCGGGACCAGGTCCGGCCGAATGCAAAGGCCATGATCGATGAGCTCCACACCATGGGTGTTGCAACCATCATGCTGACCGGAGACAACGGGGTTACGGCAAAAGCAGTGGCAGCGGATCTCGGTATCGATGATATCCGGGCCGATCTGAAACCGGAGGACAAGACCGCGGCAATCGAGTCGCTCAAAGAGAAGTATGGGGCGGTCGTCATGATCGGCGACGGCATCAACGATGCCCCGGCCCTTGCCAAAGCCACGGTCGGTGTGGCAATGGGGACGATCGGCACCGATGCGGCAATCGAGGCGGCCGATGTGGCGCTCATGGCCGACGACCTGTCCAAGGTGCCGGAGGCCATTGCATTCGGGAAGAAAGCCCTGTCCATCTCTAACCAGAACATTGTCTTCTCGGTTGCCGTGCTTGCCATCCTTATCCCCGGTGCCCTGCTCGGGGTTCTCGGAGTGACCCTTGCGGTGATCTTCCACGAGGCGTCCGAACTCCTCGCGGTAGGGAACGGCCTGCGGGTTGCGAAGCGGTAA
- a CDS encoding DUF63 family protein, with protein sequence MIAEFITKYYIDPIRYGQPYNVVDTLTYAIILIIAVYLIYRWLNSTGISVDRKFVLATVPFIVLGGLLRVVEDTGFITSDIRFLLITPLIYFVLFFFTVAALLLSRTLERAGIIASYHTGYAGIGTLACTISAAFLVWWGLTYSQVAVSVLLIIMGLAIVISAGVWGFMRYVLKWEYVSDPLYCVLIFGQLLDASATSYGIDLHSMAYNEAHVVGGALIAWTGTAFSMFPLKLVILFPAIYILQQYRKEAAPVFWHLVLLAMIIVGFAPGVRDMVRMILFT encoded by the coding sequence ATGATTGCCGAATTCATCACAAAGTATTACATTGATCCCATCCGGTACGGACAGCCGTACAATGTTGTGGACACCCTGACCTATGCAATCATCCTCATCATTGCAGTGTACCTCATCTACCGGTGGCTGAACAGTACAGGAATCTCGGTGGATAGGAAATTTGTCCTTGCTACCGTCCCGTTCATTGTCCTTGGGGGACTCCTGCGGGTTGTGGAAGACACCGGTTTCATCACGTCCGACATTCGTTTCCTCCTGATCACGCCGCTGATTTATTTCGTCCTGTTCTTCTTCACCGTCGCGGCGCTCCTGCTGTCGCGGACCCTGGAGCGTGCCGGGATCATCGCCTCCTACCATACCGGGTATGCCGGGATCGGAACACTCGCCTGCACGATCTCCGCAGCATTCCTGGTATGGTGGGGGCTGACCTATTCGCAGGTTGCGGTGAGTGTCCTTCTCATCATCATGGGTCTGGCAATTGTCATCTCTGCCGGTGTCTGGGGATTCATGCGGTATGTGCTCAAATGGGAATATGTAAGCGATCCGCTCTATTGCGTGCTCATCTTCGGGCAGTTGTTGGATGCAAGTGCCACGAGTTATGGTATCGACCTTCACTCCATGGCATACAACGAAGCCCATGTTGTCGGGGGAGCCCTGATTGCATGGACCGGGACGGCATTCTCGATGTTCCCCTTAAAACTGGTAATCCTGTTCCCTGCGATTTATATTCTCCAGCAGTACCGGAAGGAAGCAGCCCCGGTCTTCTGGCACCTGGTCCTGCTTGCTATGATCATTGTGGGATTTGCACCGGGCGTGCGGGACATGGTCCGAATGATATTGTTCACGTAA
- a CDS encoding cytochrome c biogenesis protein CcdA encodes MKQNCSVLTGAVIVFLSLLLLALPVSAASGGEGACPLHPACGEEHTICIYVFYGQGCPHCERAKPVIEALAAQYPQVQLKTYEVYFNTTNQAMFAEFQQRYGVTEKGVPTLFIGDRALVGETAIRTELEERIVWYTANPSVCPATNTKSVGLPFDISPAKPVDLTVPSIVIAAVIDSVNPCAFAVLILLLAYLSSLGERRRIVLVGCTYITTVFVVYFVAGLGLLTVVQQIGLTGIVFTLAAIVALITGLINIAEVLLKREIFTLAIPVSQKGAIDRYIKRASVPSAIVLGALVSMVELPCTGGIYLAILGLLGDRMTLAEGIPYLLLYNLIFVLPLILILILMYWGGTPERMETFRSGSKRWVRLVMGIVMVALGALMLSGAV; translated from the coding sequence ATGAAACAGAATTGCAGTGTGCTGACAGGAGCCGTAATCGTATTCCTGAGCCTGCTCCTTCTTGCATTGCCGGTCTCGGCTGCGTCAGGTGGAGAGGGAGCATGCCCTCTGCACCCGGCCTGCGGGGAGGAGCACACCATCTGTATCTACGTGTTCTATGGGCAGGGATGCCCGCACTGCGAACGGGCAAAACCTGTTATCGAAGCGCTTGCCGCACAATATCCGCAGGTGCAGCTGAAAACGTATGAAGTATATTTCAATACCACGAACCAGGCCATGTTCGCGGAGTTCCAGCAGCGGTACGGGGTGACCGAGAAAGGGGTCCCAACTCTCTTCATCGGGGACCGGGCACTTGTCGGTGAAACAGCCATCCGCACGGAACTTGAAGAGCGGATTGTCTGGTACACCGCAAATCCCAGCGTCTGCCCGGCAACCAATACGAAGTCTGTCGGACTCCCGTTCGACATTTCGCCGGCCAAGCCCGTTGACCTGACTGTCCCTTCGATCGTGATCGCCGCAGTCATCGACAGCGTCAATCCGTGCGCCTTTGCAGTCCTGATCCTCCTGCTCGCGTACCTGTCATCGCTCGGGGAGCGGCGCCGGATCGTTCTTGTCGGCTGCACGTATATCACCACGGTCTTTGTCGTGTATTTCGTCGCCGGGTTGGGGCTCCTCACCGTTGTCCAGCAGATCGGCCTGACCGGCATCGTCTTCACGCTGGCCGCGATTGTCGCACTTATTACCGGGCTCATCAACATTGCCGAGGTCCTCCTCAAACGCGAGATCTTCACGCTCGCGATCCCGGTCTCGCAGAAGGGTGCTATCGACCGGTACATCAAGCGGGCATCCGTCCCGTCCGCCATCGTTCTCGGGGCGCTGGTCAGCATGGTCGAGCTGCCATGTACCGGCGGGATTTACCTGGCGATCCTTGGGCTCCTGGGCGACCGCATGACGCTTGCCGAAGGGATCCCGTACCTGCTGCTGTATAACCTGATCTTCGTGCTCCCCCTGATCCTCATCCTCATCCTGATGTACTGGGGCGGGACTCCGGAACGGATGGAAACATTCCGGTCGGGAAGCAAACGCTGGGTACGCCTGGTCATGGGTATCGTCATGGTTGCACTCGGGGCACTGATGCTGAGCGGGGCGGTATAA
- the artA gene encoding archaeosortase A, whose product MTEILILLAFIAFIIFLVAGRGKKYAAIAGWTLIVVNLLIEVPGYLTLDNFLYPAIAVLSVPFLAITIRELLTDSPIVMQLSNAAAVGTLIYVPFAFISVFRDALIAIVVQQVVWLLHIFGRDAQLEGWNIIMRNGFSTEIILACTGITAMAILLGVAAGSRDLSIRQGVYAFLLVVPTIYILNLLRVAGVIIAWSDQWFAFIPDPTGTTEFGAGYASFFWAHNVFAEVLSLGVLIAITLALLRVIPGLADFTRELVNLYLNEARALIRYRRD is encoded by the coding sequence ATGACAGAAATTCTGATCCTCCTGGCATTTATCGCGTTCATCATTTTTCTCGTAGCAGGGCGGGGGAAAAAGTATGCTGCCATCGCCGGCTGGACGCTCATCGTAGTCAATCTCCTGATCGAAGTCCCCGGGTATCTCACGCTGGATAATTTCCTGTACCCGGCAATAGCAGTCCTGTCGGTACCGTTTCTGGCAATCACCATCCGGGAGCTTCTCACTGACAGTCCGATCGTGATGCAGTTGTCAAATGCCGCTGCCGTCGGCACACTCATCTATGTCCCGTTCGCGTTTATCTCCGTGTTCCGGGATGCGCTTATCGCGATCGTCGTCCAGCAGGTTGTCTGGCTGCTTCATATCTTTGGCCGGGATGCACAGCTTGAAGGATGGAACATCATCATGCGGAACGGGTTTTCAACCGAGATCATCCTTGCCTGCACCGGGATCACCGCGATGGCAATCCTGCTCGGGGTCGCGGCAGGTTCCCGGGATCTCTCGATCAGACAGGGAGTGTACGCATTCCTCCTCGTAGTTCCCACCATCTATATCCTCAACCTCCTCCGCGTTGCAGGTGTGATCATTGCATGGTCGGACCAGTGGTTTGCTTTCATCCCCGACCCGACCGGCACTACCGAGTTCGGGGCAGGGTATGCGAGTTTCTTCTGGGCGCATAACGTCTTTGCCGAGGTCCTGTCGCTGGGAGTTCTTATCGCTATAACCCTGGCTCTTCTCAGGGTTATCCCGGGACTTGCTGATTTCACCCGGGAACTGGTGAATCTTTACCTCAACGAAGCCCGGGCATTAATCAGATACAGGAGAGACTGA
- a CDS encoding heparan-alpha-glucosaminide N-acetyltransferase, which yields MSDGIRDQGSRYREIDGVRGIAILMMVIFHLVFDLGYFDIFPVSTSSGFWRYFGLSTASLFLLIVGVSFSLSYARTAETISGWQLYRKFLYRGAGIFALGILVTLGTWWYLGEGYVIFGILHLIGISIILAPFFYRFGLSNLLMGGICILIGLAIGNSPGPAWLLPLGIHPAPFWSVDYTPLFPWFGVVLIGMGVGSLLYPDGTRRFSLPFSLPGWSSVLEFAGKHSLVIYLVHQPIIILLLLVFTGKVPV from the coding sequence ATGTCTGACGGGATACGGGATCAGGGATCGCGGTACCGGGAAATCGATGGTGTCCGCGGCATCGCGATCCTGATGATGGTGATTTTTCATCTCGTCTTTGATCTCGGTTATTTTGATATCTTCCCGGTCAGTACCAGCAGCGGGTTCTGGCGGTATTTCGGGCTGTCAACGGCATCGTTGTTCCTCTTAATTGTGGGAGTGTCGTTCTCCCTGAGCTATGCCCGGACCGCTGAAACGATATCCGGCTGGCAACTGTACCGAAAGTTCCTGTACCGGGGTGCGGGGATCTTTGCACTCGGTATCCTGGTCACGCTGGGAACCTGGTGGTATCTTGGTGAAGGATACGTCATCTTCGGCATCCTGCACCTCATTGGGATCTCGATCATCCTGGCACCCTTTTTTTACCGGTTCGGTTTATCCAACCTGCTGATGGGAGGAATCTGTATCTTGATTGGACTCGCGATCGGGAACAGTCCCGGACCTGCCTGGCTGCTCCCGCTCGGGATCCACCCGGCACCATTCTGGTCTGTTGATTATACACCGCTCTTCCCCTGGTTCGGCGTGGTGTTGATCGGTATGGGTGTGGGGTCCCTCTTGTACCCTGACGGTACACGAAGGTTTTCTCTACCTTTTTCGTTGCCGGGATGGAGTTCGGTACTGGAATTTGCCGGAAAACACTCTCTGGTGATCTACCTGGTGCACCAGCCAATTATTATTCTTCTCCTGCTGGTTTTCACAGGAAAGGTACCGGTTTGA
- a CDS encoding TlpA family protein disulfide reductase: MDKVIKISALLFAAIILCTVLAFVFPGMPSGQTIPESAGSDTPGKVIVYFFYGQECPHCEKVMPFMQSLPQKYPDVDFRMLETWHNETNNKLSASLNQQLGVSNPGVPEVIVGKVVLVGSKDIPEKLDQVILAELKKR, translated from the coding sequence ATGGATAAAGTCATCAAAATTTCAGCACTGTTGTTTGCAGCGATTATTCTTTGCACCGTACTGGCGTTCGTCTTTCCCGGCATGCCTTCCGGTCAGACAATTCCGGAGAGTGCGGGGTCCGATACTCCCGGTAAGGTAATCGTGTACTTTTTCTATGGCCAGGAATGCCCGCACTGTGAAAAGGTCATGCCGTTCATGCAGTCTCTTCCGCAGAAATATCCGGATGTGGATTTCCGCATGCTGGAGACCTGGCATAATGAGACCAACAATAAGCTCTCCGCATCCCTCAATCAGCAACTGGGTGTCAGCAATCCCGGTGTCCCGGAGGTCATTGTGGGCAAGGTGGTACTCGTTGGCTCGAAGGATATTCCCGAAAAACTGGACCAGGTAATTCTCGCCGAACTAAAAAAGCGCTGA
- a CDS encoding YnfA family protein, which translates to MVLQSLFLFILAGLCEIGGGYLVWLWIREGKGIEYAALGAVILILYGIIPTLQTENFGRVYAAYGGIFIVLALLWGWQIDHVVPDRFDIIGAAIALVGVFIIMYWPRSGIIPPGI; encoded by the coding sequence ATGGTTCTCCAGTCACTTTTTCTCTTCATCCTCGCCGGCCTGTGTGAGATCGGTGGGGGATATCTGGTCTGGCTCTGGATACGGGAAGGGAAAGGTATCGAATATGCCGCGCTTGGTGCTGTTATTCTCATCCTGTACGGGATCATCCCGACCCTGCAAACGGAAAATTTCGGAAGAGTGTATGCAGCATACGGCGGGATCTTTATTGTGCTTGCCCTGCTCTGGGGCTGGCAGATCGATCATGTTGTGCCGGACCGGTTTGATATCATCGGGGCCGCTATCGCGCTGGTCGGCGTGTTTATTATCATGTACTGGCCACGGTCCGGAATAATCCCTCCCGGCATATAA
- a CDS encoding permease, with protein sequence MFEEQLTLAFNEFVHVALVLVILIAIISVLTGIMREYVPQEKIQKRLGSGLGRKGPIVGALLGILTPFCSASMVPVSMGMIESKVPFSTVLAFLFSAPVCNFMVVGIIFGVFGWQIALVYFVITLVMAIIGGAFLGNTRLKHEVKEVMTFVQSCGCASVPETPSACGCSATVSQPACRPIPCCGSPAPEPVPTCGSTGTATKQEPACVSAPVPDPVPTSGCCGTAAPDVEYSSGNFWERNRPRLIRSMPFARALFVQIIPYVLIGAAISGICAAFLPASIVEAYVGNSNLLAIPIAAAIGVPLYLRIEMAIPLLSVLLTKGMSLGAAMALLIGGTGASLPEIAILGSMLKPKAIAAYVLWVFVTATLGGFVFYAVFVGMA encoded by the coding sequence GTGTTTGAAGAACAGCTGACCCTCGCATTCAATGAATTTGTCCACGTTGCCCTCGTACTCGTGATCCTTATCGCCATTATCTCGGTCCTTACCGGTATCATGCGTGAATATGTCCCGCAGGAAAAGATCCAGAAACGCCTTGGAAGCGGTCTCGGGAGGAAAGGACCCATTGTCGGGGCGCTTTTAGGAATACTTACTCCCTTCTGCAGTGCCTCGATGGTACCGGTTTCCATGGGTATGATAGAATCAAAAGTTCCCTTCTCAACCGTATTGGCATTTTTGTTCTCGGCTCCTGTCTGCAACTTCATGGTCGTGGGGATCATCTTCGGCGTCTTCGGCTGGCAAATCGCTCTCGTGTATTTCGTCATAACGCTTGTCATGGCAATTATCGGCGGGGCGTTCCTGGGCAACACCCGGCTGAAACACGAGGTCAAAGAAGTGATGACCTTCGTGCAATCCTGCGGTTGTGCATCGGTACCTGAGACCCCGTCCGCGTGCGGGTGCTCTGCCACGGTATCGCAGCCGGCATGCCGGCCCATACCCTGTTGCGGGTCCCCTGCACCCGAGCCGGTCCCCACGTGCGGAAGTACGGGTACCGCGACAAAGCAGGAGCCGGCATGCGTCTCTGCACCAGTACCGGATCCCGTCCCGACATCCGGGTGTTGTGGAACCGCGGCGCCAGATGTGGAGTATTCATCGGGAAATTTCTGGGAACGCAACCGGCCCCGGCTCATCCGCAGTATGCCGTTTGCCCGGGCATTGTTTGTGCAGATCATCCCGTACGTGCTCATCGGTGCAGCGATCAGTGGTATCTGTGCAGCGTTCCTCCCGGCATCGATTGTTGAAGCCTACGTAGGGAACTCAAACCTGCTCGCGATTCCCATCGCGGCTGCAATCGGTGTCCCGCTCTATCTGAGAATCGAGATGGCGATCCCGCTGCTTTCGGTCCTCCTCACCAAAGGTATGAGCCTCGGTGCGGCCATGGCCCTCCTCATCGGAGGGACCGGTGCAAGCCTGCCGGAGATTGCGATCCTCGGATCTATGCTCAAACCCAAGGCTATTGCTGCCTATGTCCTCTGGGTGTTCGTCACGGCAACGCTGGGAGGGTTTGTCTTCTATGCAGTGTTTGTCGGGATGGCATAG
- a CDS encoding winged helix-turn-helix transcriptional regulator has protein sequence MMKDPSCYFCPVEGTLDVIGGKWKPLIIWFLRKRVLRFSEIKRAIPGITDVMLAKQLRELEQDGVIKRKVYTQVPPKVEYSLTPLGKSIIPLLNALCDWAIEHMKIPMIDDDEILVCGPKKKK, from the coding sequence ATGATGAAAGATCCCTCGTGTTATTTCTGCCCGGTCGAAGGTACGCTCGATGTGATCGGCGGGAAATGGAAGCCGCTGATTATCTGGTTCCTGCGGAAACGTGTGCTCCGGTTCAGCGAGATCAAGCGGGCGATCCCCGGTATTACCGATGTGATGCTGGCAAAACAGTTGCGCGAGCTGGAGCAGGACGGGGTTATCAAAAGGAAAGTATACACCCAGGTCCCGCCCAAGGTCGAATATTCGCTCACGCCGCTCGGGAAGAGCATCATCCCGCTCCTCAATGCCCTCTGCGACTGGGCCATCGAGCACATGAAGATCCCGATGATTGACGATGATGAGATTTTAGTGTGCGGCCCGAAGAAGAAAAAGTGA
- a CDS encoding (Fe-S)-binding protein: MIFEIREEMVNAGRAPLPRHTPIKEIQQFYISDEIRVTLPAPGKEKAQFLFFPGCALSAYSPDLVLQTYEHICKSLPETGIMLGCCGGPVYLLGDTGTATKIEDGIAEDFRRMGATGIITACPYCYQLLKMNRPELNPISLYTILEEIGIPAQKSAHHAPYTIHDPCSTRNERGIQESARVLLRQSGHEFIETGHSGRTTHCCGMGGMVYAANAEVGAAKTRRTIEEAKGEIVTYCATCRETIAGQKGQIVHLLDLIFNPAWKAAGQVPPKDPQIAKENLRSLKKKLVALSTKKAVQKKTPSKKKPGKIRGNLT, from the coding sequence ATGATATTTGAGATACGCGAAGAGATGGTAAACGCCGGTCGTGCTCCCCTCCCCCGGCACACTCCGATCAAAGAGATCCAGCAGTTCTACATATCCGATGAAATCAGAGTCACACTACCGGCCCCCGGGAAAGAAAAAGCACAGTTTCTCTTCTTCCCGGGTTGTGCCCTTTCTGCATATTCTCCGGACCTCGTCCTGCAAACCTATGAGCATATCTGCAAAAGCCTGCCGGAGACCGGTATTATGCTCGGTTGCTGCGGTGGACCGGTATACCTGCTTGGCGATACAGGTACTGCTACGAAAATCGAGGATGGGATCGCTGAGGACTTCCGGCGGATGGGTGCCACTGGGATCATTACTGCCTGCCCGTACTGCTATCAACTCCTTAAAATGAACCGGCCAGAACTGAACCCCATCTCGCTCTATACGATTCTTGAAGAGATAGGAATTCCCGCACAGAAGTCTGCTCATCATGCGCCCTACACGATTCACGATCCCTGCTCGACCAGGAACGAGCGGGGGATCCAGGAAAGTGCCCGTGTACTCCTCCGGCAGAGCGGACACGAATTTATCGAGACCGGGCATAGTGGCAGGACCACGCACTGTTGCGGCATGGGTGGAATGGTCTATGCCGCAAACGCCGAAGTTGGTGCTGCGAAGACCAGGCGGACGATCGAGGAAGCGAAAGGGGAGATCGTCACCTATTGCGCCACATGCCGTGAGACAATTGCCGGCCAGAAAGGGCAGATCGTTCATTTGCTTGACCTGATCTTCAATCCTGCATGGAAGGCAGCCGGTCAGGTACCCCCAAAAGACCCACAGATCGCGAAAGAAAATCTCCGGTCGCTCAAAAAGAAACTTGTTGCGCTGTCAACAAAAAAAGCAGTTCAAAAGAAAACTCCATCAAAGAAAAAGCCGGGAAAAATTCGAGGTAACCTGACATGA
- a CDS encoding winged helix-turn-helix transcriptional regulator yields the protein MRKRVLRFSEIKRAIPGITDVMLAKQLRELEQDGVIKRKVYTQVPPKVEYSLTPLGKSIIPLLNALCDWAIEHMKIPMINDDEIIVCGPKKKK from the coding sequence CTGCGGAAACGCGTGCTCCGGTTCAGCGAGATCAAGCGGGCGATCCCCGGTATTACCGATGTGATGCTGGCAAAACAGTTGCGCGAGCTGGAGCAGGACGGGGTTATCAAAAGGAAAGTATACACCCAGGTCCCGCCCAAGGTCGAATATTCGCTCACGCCGCTCGGGAAGAGCATCATCCCGCTCCTCAATGCCCTCTGCGACTGGGCCATCGAGCACATGAAGATCCCGATGATCAACGATGATGAAATTATTGTGTGCGGACCGAAGAAGAAAAAGTGA